In the Leptolyngbya sp. SIO1E4 genome, one interval contains:
- a CDS encoding alpha/beta fold hydrolase, translating into MTQQCSGWRTWAEFKSAQQEIILPAGMVAHISITIRYIDVGQPQIGTLLLMHGIPTWGYLYHAVIPPLVEAGYRVIAPDFLGHGWSDRRDRFDRSFQDQARMIIALLSALEIQCVDVVGHDTGGAVALILAIEHAEIVNRLVISNSVCYDRFDDDMLNFGHPLRWKPRPVAELVAVLEESIAAGLSNPSRLTPEFRAGIIAPWASEAGKLSLLRNASALNANQTMALVDRHGDISAQTLVLWGMDDPWQKAEDGQRLAQEIPGAVFHAIEGASHWVQQDAPEQFAEALLEFL; encoded by the coding sequence ATGACACAACAGTGCAGTGGTTGGCGCACCTGGGCAGAATTCAAGTCTGCACAACAAGAAATCATTCTGCCTGCTGGAATGGTTGCCCACATCTCCATCACGATTCGATACATCGATGTGGGTCAGCCTCAGATTGGGACGCTCTTGCTGATGCATGGGATACCGACCTGGGGATATCTCTATCACGCAGTTATCCCGCCTTTGGTGGAGGCCGGGTATCGGGTGATTGCACCAGATTTTTTGGGGCACGGATGGTCAGATCGTCGAGATCGATTCGATCGCTCCTTCCAAGATCAGGCGCGCATGATTATTGCTCTGCTATCAGCCCTTGAAATTCAGTGTGTTGATGTTGTGGGGCACGATACGGGGGGTGCGGTGGCGCTGATTCTCGCGATCGAGCACGCAGAGATTGTCAATCGCCTTGTCATCTCCAATTCGGTCTGCTATGACCGGTTTGACGATGACATGCTCAACTTTGGCCACCCTCTGAGGTGGAAACCCCGCCCAGTGGCAGAGTTGGTTGCAGTGTTGGAAGAGAGTATTGCGGCGGGTTTATCAAACCCAAGCCGACTCACACCTGAATTTCGGGCAGGTATCATTGCGCCCTGGGCCAGTGAAGCGGGGAAGTTGAGTTTGCTTCGCAATGCCTCTGCGCTCAATGCTAACCAGACCATGGCGCTGGTTGACCGTCATGGCGACATCTCTGCCCAAACTCTGGTTCTGTGGGGAATGGATGATCCTTGGCAAAAAGCAGAAGATGGCCAACGGCTGGCCCAAGAGATTCCGGGTGCCGTCTTTCACGCAATCGAGGGGGCATCTCACTGGGTACAGCAAGATGCCCCCGAGCAGTTTGCTGAGGCACTTTTAGAATTCTTATAG
- a CDS encoding S9 family peptidase, with the protein MFKPRFFALALACIVFAALPRFQPTVSAALPTLQPGDNLTLQNIPPVPTALVEQVDRYTQYRTASIASWHPTRREMLISTRFGDTSQVHRVSQPLGARYQLTFFPERVAGASYQPTEGDYFIFSKDNDGNEFSQTFRYDLDTGEVSLLTDGTSRNSQGVWSTAGNRLVYTSTRRNGQDADLYLIDPQDPATDRRLADVEGGGWFPTNWSPDDLQIAVIEYLSINETYLWLFDAETGERTQITAQSGDEPVSYLAAIFSRDGNGLYVVSDRDAEFMQLSYLDLATQQYTVLTDDIPWNIEAIELSLDGTLLAFSANENGASVLYLLDTITGQKRPLPEIPIGLIRGLQWHRNGRDLGFTLMSARSNADVYSLDVSTGEIQRWTESETGGLNTETFAEPELVSWPSFDDLTITGFLYRPPAKFTGKRPVAIYIHGGPEGQFRPAFLGRLNYYLNELGIALLFPNVRGSSGYGKTFLKLDNGYLREDSVKDIGALLDWIATQPDLDSDRILVTGASYGGYMSLAVATHYGDRISASINVVGISNFVTFLENTEDYRRDLRRAEYGDERDPAMREFLLDISPLNNADKIQTPMLVVHGANDPRVPLSEAEQLVEILKQQDIPVWYLVANDEGHGFSKKQNIDYQFYTNILFMKEFLLGD; encoded by the coding sequence ATGTTTAAACCGAGATTTTTTGCCCTGGCTCTGGCTTGCATCGTGTTTGCGGCTCTACCCAGGTTTCAACCAACGGTCTCTGCCGCTCTACCGACCCTGCAACCGGGTGATAATCTAACCCTCCAGAACATTCCCCCCGTACCGACTGCCCTGGTTGAGCAGGTCGATCGCTACACCCAATACCGTACGGCCTCCATTGCCAGCTGGCACCCCACTCGTCGTGAAATGCTGATTTCCACGCGCTTTGGTGATACCTCACAAGTGCATCGCGTCAGCCAGCCGTTGGGGGCGCGCTACCAGCTCACCTTCTTTCCAGAACGGGTGGCTGGCGCTAGCTATCAGCCCACTGAGGGTGACTACTTTATTTTCAGTAAAGACAACGACGGCAACGAGTTTAGCCAAACCTTTCGCTATGACCTGGATACGGGCGAGGTAAGTCTACTGACGGATGGTACCTCCCGCAATAGCCAGGGTGTTTGGTCAACGGCGGGCAATCGCCTCGTTTACACCTCCACTCGCCGTAATGGCCAAGATGCTGATTTATACCTGATTGACCCCCAAGATCCCGCCACCGATCGGCGCTTAGCAGACGTTGAAGGGGGCGGCTGGTTCCCGACCAACTGGTCTCCCGACGATCTCCAGATCGCCGTGATTGAATATCTCTCGATCAACGAGACTTATCTCTGGCTGTTTGATGCCGAAACAGGTGAGCGCACCCAGATTACCGCTCAGTCTGGCGATGAACCCGTGTCTTACCTGGCGGCGATCTTTAGTCGTGATGGCAATGGGCTGTATGTTGTCAGCGATCGCGACGCTGAATTTATGCAGCTGTCCTATTTAGATCTGGCAACCCAGCAATATACGGTGCTCACCGACGATATCCCCTGGAATATTGAGGCCATTGAGCTATCTCTAGATGGGACGTTGCTGGCCTTCAGCGCCAACGAAAACGGGGCCAGTGTCCTATATTTGCTAGACACGATAACTGGGCAAAAGCGACCCCTGCCGGAAATACCCATAGGGCTAATACGAGGGCTCCAGTGGCATCGCAATGGTCGCGACCTGGGCTTTACGTTGATGTCGGCGCGCTCTAATGCTGATGTGTACTCTCTAGATGTCAGTACGGGGGAAATTCAGCGCTGGACGGAGAGCGAAACAGGTGGTCTCAACACCGAGACCTTTGCAGAACCTGAACTGGTTTCCTGGCCTAGCTTTGACGATCTCACGATCACGGGTTTTCTGTATCGTCCCCCGGCTAAATTTACGGGCAAGCGCCCGGTGGCCATTTACATTCATGGTGGCCCTGAAGGGCAATTTCGTCCTGCCTTTCTAGGACGGCTGAACTACTATCTAAACGAGCTAGGAATTGCCCTGCTGTTTCCTAACGTACGGGGCTCGTCTGGCTATGGCAAAACCTTTCTCAAGCTCGACAACGGTTACCTGCGGGAAGATTCTGTCAAAGACATTGGTGCCCTGCTTGACTGGATTGCTACCCAGCCAGATTTAGACAGCGATCGCATCTTAGTGACCGGGGCAAGCTATGGCGGCTATATGTCTCTTGCGGTAGCCACCCATTATGGCGATCGCATCAGCGCCTCTATCAATGTGGTCGGTATTTCTAACTTTGTCACCTTTTTAGAGAATACAGAAGACTACCGGCGAGACCTCCGGCGGGCAGAGTATGGTGACGAACGCGACCCTGCGATGCGCGAGTTTTTGCTCGATATCTCCCCTCTCAACAACGCGGACAAAATTCAAACGCCCATGCTAGTGGTACATGGGGCCAACGACCCTCGGGTCCCACTGAGTGAAGCTGAACAGCTAGTCGAGATACTCAAACAGCAGGATATTCCTGTGTGGTATCTGGTCGCCAATGACGAGGGGCACGGCTTCTCGAAGAAGCAGAATATCGATTATCAGTTCTATACCAATATTTTGTTCATGAAGGAATTTTTGCTGGGCGACTAG
- a CDS encoding GTP-binding protein, whose product MNRVRLLVIGIGTVFVLGMMLWLVDFVLRVQAAIALVSPLLAQVFLWGVMALALGGVGVGVYYIRQFMRPRRRRSRPALPQGKPDAASEALSGLERQVAQIQDQVAQTALRKKLQTLAANWHQRDVRIVLFGVGSVGKTSIVNALLGELVGKVDAPIGTTTVTATYPLTLTGIDQALWLTDTPGLLEASQEGKDRETQVRYLATEADLLLFVIDNDLRQSEYALARSLLDIGKRLIIVLNKADLYPESDLAAILDKVRSHFQPDLAPEDVVDVAANPHPIRLTTGEMAQMERDLWPLEKRLTEILRAEGADLLADSILLRSQRLSDTARQLIQDQRREAADPIIERYQWINAAVVAATPLPVIDLLATAAINAQMVVELGRVYQFELTLEEGKELAFALARTLTGLGIVKGVINLLALGMQTTIATAIASRGVQGVSAAYLTRIAGKSFVEYFQQSQDWGDGGIGEVVQQQFQLNRREQFIREFIADAIAHLRQETTIPLDLDFPRGDTIPKPE is encoded by the coding sequence ATGAACCGGGTTCGGCTACTCGTAATCGGCATCGGGACAGTATTTGTCCTAGGGATGATGCTGTGGCTGGTGGATTTTGTGCTGCGAGTGCAGGCAGCGATTGCCTTAGTCTCTCCCCTATTAGCCCAGGTCTTTTTATGGGGCGTGATGGCTTTAGCGCTAGGGGGGGTGGGTGTCGGTGTTTACTATATCCGTCAATTTATGCGCCCCCGCCGCCGGCGATCTCGGCCTGCCCTGCCTCAAGGGAAACCCGATGCGGCATCTGAGGCGCTCTCGGGCTTAGAGCGACAGGTAGCGCAAATTCAAGATCAGGTGGCCCAGACTGCCTTGCGTAAAAAGCTCCAGACCCTGGCTGCAAACTGGCATCAACGGGATGTTCGCATCGTGCTGTTCGGCGTCGGGTCGGTGGGTAAAACCTCGATTGTCAACGCCCTATTGGGGGAACTGGTGGGGAAAGTCGATGCCCCCATCGGCACCACGACCGTTACCGCGACCTATCCCCTGACCTTAACGGGCATTGATCAAGCCCTTTGGCTAACAGATACACCGGGGCTTTTGGAGGCCAGTCAGGAAGGCAAAGACCGCGAAACCCAAGTGCGCTATTTGGCAACCGAAGCTGACCTGCTGCTGTTTGTGATTGACAACGACCTGCGGCAGTCAGAATATGCCCTGGCGCGATCGCTTTTGGATATTGGCAAGCGCTTGATTATCGTGCTGAATAAAGCTGATCTGTACCCAGAGAGCGATCTCGCAGCCATTCTAGACAAGGTGCGATCGCACTTTCAGCCAGACTTAGCCCCTGAAGATGTGGTCGATGTCGCAGCCAACCCTCACCCGATACGATTGACGACCGGGGAGATGGCCCAGATGGAACGTGATCTGTGGCCGCTCGAAAAACGCCTCACAGAAATCCTGCGGGCCGAAGGGGCTGATTTACTGGCAGATTCCATTTTGTTGCGATCGCAGCGGCTGAGTGACACTGCCCGCCAGCTCATTCAAGATCAGCGTCGGGAAGCCGCTGATCCCATCATCGAACGCTACCAGTGGATCAATGCTGCGGTGGTGGCTGCTACCCCTCTCCCCGTCATTGATCTGCTCGCAACCGCTGCCATCAACGCCCAGATGGTGGTGGAACTGGGGCGGGTTTACCAATTTGAGCTGACCCTGGAAGAAGGCAAAGAATTAGCGTTTGCCTTGGCCAGAACTCTCACTGGGTTGGGCATTGTCAAGGGCGTGATCAATCTCCTGGCCCTAGGCATGCAAACAACCATTGCAACGGCGATCGCCAGTCGAGGGGTTCAAGGGGTTAGTGCCGCCTATCTAACGCGCATCGCAGGCAAGAGCTTTGTGGAGTATTTTCAGCAAAGCCAAGACTGGGGAGACGGGGGCATTGGTGAAGTGGTGCAGCAGCAATTTCAGCTCAACCGTCGAGAGCAATTTATTCGAGAATTCATTGCCGACGCGATCGCCCACCTCCGCCAGGAAACGACTATTCCCCTCGATCTTGATTTTCCAAGGGGAGACACCATCCCAAAGCCTGAGTGA
- a CDS encoding DUF937 domain-containing protein: MGLFDQVMAAVNDPDKQASNDQLGQVFSAVQQLGQQSNANQDVMQAAVSILGSQMRSSLKETRNSQGESAVQSLVQKGAQSGLAGEVLGQLLSAGQQDQVVSAISQKTGMNSQQIQAMLPALVPVVMQMLNSGASRDGATSGANPVLNAFLDADGDGDVDMGDMLKMAGRFGG; the protein is encoded by the coding sequence ATGGGACTCTTCGACCAGGTGATGGCGGCGGTTAATGACCCGGATAAGCAAGCCAGCAATGACCAACTCGGGCAAGTGTTTTCTGCCGTTCAACAATTGGGGCAGCAAAGCAACGCCAATCAGGATGTCATGCAGGCAGCGGTATCGATACTGGGCAGCCAAATGCGCTCGTCTTTGAAAGAGACGCGCAACAGCCAAGGCGAGTCAGCCGTTCAATCTTTAGTGCAAAAGGGTGCTCAATCAGGGTTAGCCGGAGAAGTGCTGGGTCAATTGCTCAGCGCGGGGCAACAAGACCAGGTCGTCAGCGCGATCTCCCAAAAAACTGGCATGAATAGCCAGCAAATTCAGGCGATGCTGCCGGCACTCGTCCCAGTGGTGATGCAAATGTTGAATAGTGGGGCCAGCCGTGATGGGGCCACCTCAGGGGCCAACCCAGTGTTAAATGCATTCCTCGATGCCGATGGGGATGGGGATGTGGATATGGGCGACATGCTAAAAATGGCGGGCCGATTTGGGGGTTAA
- a CDS encoding pentapeptide repeat-containing protein — protein MDVEAIRNGTQRHLSGADLEDEELSGLDLAGIVLSGANLTGASLARSNLARAKLEGATLLGAQLIGADVRANLWGANLMQADLTGADLRGANLRGANLMGAILNGVSLAGAFLNGANLMGINLQGVDLRGADLRGANLSGANLKGVDLSRADLQGAVLTDANLEEADLREANLAGASLSSANLLCAEVEGANFDGVSLAGACLVGTRLAK, from the coding sequence ATGGATGTAGAGGCAATTCGCAACGGCACTCAACGGCATCTTTCTGGAGCCGATCTTGAAGATGAGGAGTTGTCAGGGCTAGATCTGGCGGGCATTGTTTTAAGTGGCGCTAACCTCACAGGGGCAAGTTTAGCGCGCTCTAACCTGGCACGGGCCAAGCTGGAAGGGGCTACCCTACTGGGAGCTCAGCTTATTGGGGCTGATGTCCGGGCGAACCTTTGGGGGGCAAATTTGATGCAGGCTGATCTCACCGGGGCTGACTTGCGGGGGGCTAACCTGCGGGGGGCCAACTTAATGGGGGCCATTTTGAATGGCGTCAGTCTAGCTGGGGCCTTTTTAAATGGTGCCAATCTTATGGGGATTAACCTGCAAGGAGTCGATTTACGGGGGGCCGACCTGCGCGGGGCTAATTTAAGTGGCGCTAATTTGAAGGGCGTTGATTTATCCCGAGCCGACCTGCAGGGGGCAGTCTTAACCGATGCCAATTTAGAAGAAGCCGATCTTCGTGAAGCTAATTTGGCAGGGGCTTCACTGAGTAGTGCCAATCTGCTATGCGCGGAGGTTGAGGGCGCTAATTTTGATGGCGTGTCTTTGGCAGGGGCTTGCCTGGTGGGTACCCGATTAGCCAAATAA
- a CDS encoding metal-dependent phosphohydrolase produces the protein MLEGSILKRLVTSHQHQQGALSLLNFGVYYKNTLVALCHALEDCILATDSQPLVITAFQQGKWYLQEAERYGAIADTARQIVIMATPDTGFHSHPTSQRDHVALIDLTDDDPVAQEWHLMILSPNYTAMVLCQELSPEDYGIHGVPTQDLERKFYGFWTFDPHRVRETIDYAIQHVGRYNLALQQTLENQVKDILSANPNLTEAASGEAVGAAVARVLEYLEDSRAHVLDSSTSENTDALRQNLTSNELQAFLRMAQLVDIMDPVNPEAAKEVVSLLEMMGQLIDLPAWRLQRLRLAGWLHRTAPFHPEMFSETTAPSCPLVPGTQVLRRMPRLRAIATIITHQTEYWDGSGQPAGLAGDQIPLESRMLGLASYFQGQVVAHGQAEAENPLVSALETCQSEQGERWDPKLIEILALMVKGLQQGLSLPAIPVKISMGVGLLSPEVDAWDYPVFSQSSSVK, from the coding sequence ATGCTTGAAGGGTCAATTCTTAAGCGATTGGTAACAAGCCACCAGCACCAGCAAGGAGCCCTCTCTCTCCTTAACTTTGGGGTGTATTACAAAAATACCCTGGTGGCGCTTTGCCATGCGTTAGAGGACTGCATTCTCGCAACTGACTCTCAGCCTCTGGTGATTACGGCGTTTCAGCAGGGAAAGTGGTATCTGCAAGAAGCGGAGCGATATGGGGCGATCGCAGATACCGCGCGACAGATTGTCATCATGGCGACTCCCGACACGGGGTTTCATAGCCACCCTACCAGCCAGCGAGATCATGTAGCCCTAATTGATTTGACAGACGACGATCCCGTTGCCCAAGAGTGGCATCTGATGATTCTGTCGCCTAATTACACGGCAATGGTGCTGTGTCAGGAACTGTCGCCAGAAGACTACGGCATTCATGGCGTGCCGACCCAGGATTTAGAGCGCAAATTTTACGGATTTTGGACGTTTGATCCCCATCGGGTGCGTGAGACGATAGATTATGCCATCCAGCATGTTGGACGTTACAATCTAGCGCTGCAGCAGACCCTTGAAAACCAGGTCAAGGACATTTTGTCCGCCAATCCGAATTTGACTGAGGCCGCTTCTGGCGAAGCTGTTGGGGCTGCCGTGGCCAGGGTGCTGGAATACCTAGAAGACAGCCGTGCACACGTTCTCGATAGCTCGACGTCAGAGAATACTGATGCCCTGCGTCAAAATCTAACCTCCAACGAACTGCAAGCCTTTCTGAGAATGGCGCAGTTAGTCGATATCATGGATCCGGTCAATCCGGAGGCGGCCAAGGAAGTGGTTTCCCTGCTGGAAATGATGGGTCAGTTGATCGACTTACCGGCGTGGAGGCTACAGCGATTGCGGTTGGCCGGGTGGCTCCATCGCACCGCTCCCTTTCATCCTGAGATGTTCTCTGAAACAACGGCACCCAGCTGCCCTCTAGTACCAGGTACGCAGGTGCTGAGGCGAATGCCACGATTGCGGGCGATCGCCACCATCATCACCCATCAGACCGAATATTGGGACGGCAGTGGTCAACCCGCTGGCTTAGCAGGCGATCAAATTCCCCTGGAGTCTCGCATGTTGGGCTTAGCAAGCTATTTTCAGGGGCAGGTGGTTGCCCATGGTCAAGCCGAGGCAGAAAACCCCCTAGTCTCAGCCCTGGAAACCTGCCAGAGTGAGCAAGGGGAACGCTGGGATCCGAAACTGATTGAAATTTTGGCCCTGATGGTCAAAGGTCTACAGCAAGGCTTAAGCTTACCTGCGATTCCAGTCAAAATCAGCATGGGGGTGGGGTTACTCAGCCCGGAAGTAGACGCCTGGGATTATCCAGTATTTAGCCAATCATCTTCAGTGAAATAG
- a CDS encoding B12-binding domain-containing radical SAM protein, translated as MSDRILYVRLPCNPIFPIGVVYLADHVHKCFPAAEQRIFDLGAVPPLDYGGAMDACIDEFKPTVLVFSWRDIQIYAPVGGRGGNPLQHAFEVFYARNPFIKLRGALGGLRVTLAYYTELWRNTGLIKRGLKRALKHQPTVQTVVGGGAVSVFYEQLGKMLPKGVIISVGEGEALLEKMLKRQDFSGERCYIVGETTPRDRMIHEFPTPIEKTACNYPYIATVWPEFQYYLQENDFYVGVQTKRGCPHNCCYCVYTVIEGKKVRINPADEVVAEMRQLYDRGIRNFWFTDAQFIPARKYIADAVELLQKIVDSGMKDIHWAAYIRADNLTPELCRLMVETGMNYFEIGITSGSQELVRKMRMGYNLRTVLENCRDLKAAGFNDLVSVNYSFNVIDERPETIRQTIAYHRALEAVFGRDKVEPAIFFIGLQPHTHLEEYAFDNNILQPDYDPMSMMPWTARKLLWNPEPLGSMFGEVCLQAWRQNPKDFGREVMDILEARFGRAPLEEALSAPIEPAKQPALVPALSA; from the coding sequence ATGAGCGATCGCATCCTGTACGTCCGCTTACCCTGCAACCCGATTTTCCCGATTGGGGTTGTTTACCTCGCAGATCACGTACACAAGTGCTTTCCGGCGGCCGAGCAACGCATTTTCGACCTGGGCGCGGTGCCTCCCTTAGACTATGGCGGGGCTATGGATGCCTGTATCGATGAGTTTAAGCCGACTGTGTTGGTCTTTTCGTGGCGCGACATTCAGATCTATGCACCCGTAGGCGGGCGAGGGGGCAACCCTTTACAGCATGCTTTCGAGGTTTTTTACGCCCGCAACCCCTTCATTAAGCTGCGCGGTGCCTTGGGAGGGCTGAGGGTGACGCTGGCCTACTACACTGAGCTTTGGCGCAATACTGGGCTCATCAAGCGCGGGCTGAAGCGGGCATTGAAGCACCAGCCAACGGTACAGACTGTGGTGGGTGGGGGCGCGGTCAGCGTCTTTTACGAGCAGTTGGGCAAAATGCTGCCCAAGGGCGTCATTATTTCGGTGGGTGAGGGAGAAGCCCTGCTGGAAAAAATGTTAAAGCGGCAAGACTTCTCAGGGGAGCGCTGCTACATCGTGGGCGAAACGACGCCCCGCGATCGCATGATTCATGAATTTCCGACGCCCATTGAGAAGACGGCCTGCAACTACCCTTACATCGCAACCGTCTGGCCTGAGTTTCAGTACTACTTGCAGGAAAACGACTTTTATGTCGGTGTACAAACCAAACGCGGCTGTCCGCACAACTGCTGCTACTGTGTTTACACCGTTATTGAAGGCAAGAAGGTTCGCATCAATCCGGCTGACGAAGTGGTTGCTGAAATGCGCCAGCTCTATGATCGCGGGATCCGCAATTTCTGGTTTACCGATGCTCAATTCATTCCAGCCCGTAAGTACATTGCCGATGCCGTTGAACTCCTGCAAAAGATCGTCGACTCGGGGATGAAGGATATTCACTGGGCCGCCTATATTCGAGCAGACAACCTGACGCCAGAGCTCTGTCGGCTGATGGTTGAAACGGGGATGAACTACTTCGAGATTGGCATTACCAGCGGCTCTCAGGAGCTGGTACGGAAAATGCGCATGGGGTATAACCTCCGAACCGTTTTGGAAAACTGTCGGGATCTTAAGGCTGCGGGCTTTAATGACCTGGTTTCTGTGAACTACTCCTTTAACGTTATTGATGAGCGTCCCGAGACTATTCGGCAAACCATTGCGTACCATCGGGCGTTAGAAGCCGTCTTCGGGCGCGATAAGGTAGAGCCTGCCATCTTCTTTATTGGCTTGCAGCCCCACACTCACCTAGAGGAATATGCCTTTGACAACAATATTTTGCAGCCCGATTATGACCCCATGAGCATGATGCCTTGGACAGCGCGCAAACTCTTATGGAATCCAGAACCGTTGGGATCGATGTTTGGGGAAGTCTGTCTCCAGGCATGGCGCCAAAATCCAAAAGATTTTGGTCGAGAAGTGATGGATATTTTAGAAGCTCGCTTTGGTCGTGCCCCGCTGGAGGAGGCGTTATCAGCGCCTATCGAGCCCGCTAAGCAGCCCGCCTTGGTACCCGCACTTTCTGCTTGA
- a CDS encoding DUF1830 domain-containing protein has protein sequence MLWQLVEAFERLVVAFTTDRDQSVLAFRELYIAVRSSKLMAQILDHLPSNQSEPILCCYVNATSKMQVARITNIQNWYFERVVFPGQRLMFEAVPQAQLEIHTGMMASAILSDTIPCERLAVDPDETKPWQQEMAATRVDDPKPVAAVQS, from the coding sequence ATTTTGTGGCAACTTGTGGAGGCTTTCGAAAGGTTGGTAGTCGCGTTTACAACCGATCGGGATCAGTCGGTGTTAGCTTTCAGAGAGTTGTATATCGCAGTTCGCTCTTCGAAACTCATGGCTCAGATCCTTGACCATCTTCCTTCTAATCAGTCGGAGCCCATTCTTTGCTGCTATGTCAATGCTACCAGCAAGATGCAAGTGGCTCGTATCACGAACATTCAAAATTGGTATTTTGAGAGAGTCGTATTTCCAGGGCAGCGATTGATGTTTGAGGCGGTTCCTCAAGCACAGTTAGAAATTCATACGGGAATGATGGCTAGCGCCATCTTGTCTGACACAATTCCCTGTGAGCGTTTAGCGGTAGATCCTGACGAAACCAAACCCTGGCAACAAGAAATGGCTGCTACAAGAGTGGATGATCCGAAACCCGTTGCTGCGGTTCAGTCGTGA
- a CDS encoding DUF4079 domain-containing protein translates to MDLPSFIWLWRIAAWSMGLSLSAYFCLLVSGTWWLSGRIMKAPRPAWVRSLHITLGICLVSLVILLLSIGIVGTLGEYGSLGHSAHLPTGLLVVTLVGLSAWSGSRIHPNRPWARPLHWGTNAVLGLAFTAVTWTGWQVVQKYLP, encoded by the coding sequence ATGGACTTACCTTCCTTTATCTGGCTTTGGCGTATTGCTGCATGGTCGATGGGGTTATCCTTATCGGCCTACTTTTGTCTTTTGGTCAGTGGTACCTGGTGGTTATCGGGCCGCATCATGAAAGCCCCCCGCCCCGCCTGGGTGCGATCGCTTCACATCACGTTGGGGATCTGCCTTGTTTCTCTCGTGATCCTGCTATTGAGTATTGGCATCGTGGGCACCCTGGGCGAATATGGCTCCTTAGGTCATTCCGCTCATTTACCGACAGGGCTATTGGTCGTTACGTTAGTGGGGCTTTCCGCTTGGAGTGGTAGCCGTATTCACCCCAATCGACCCTGGGCTAGGCCTCTACACTGGGGCACCAATGCGGTGTTAGGGCTCGCGTTTACCGCTGTCACCTGGACTGGATGGCAAGTGGTGCAGAAATATTTGCCCTAG
- a CDS encoding DUF302 domain-containing protein, whose protein sequence is MAEIEDAPNGLVQMPSQFTVAETGDRFEALLQDRMLTLFSRIDHAQNAASVDKELRDTQLLIFGNPNAGTPLMQCSQTVAIDLPQKALIWQDDSEQVWLAYNDPAYLMSRHRLTECEPVVERVSQILNELAVAATQD, encoded by the coding sequence ATGGCAGAGATAGAAGACGCTCCCAACGGCCTGGTGCAGATGCCGAGCCAGTTTACCGTGGCAGAAACCGGAGATCGGTTTGAGGCACTGCTGCAAGACCGGATGTTGACGTTGTTCTCTCGCATTGATCACGCGCAGAATGCCGCGTCTGTCGATAAAGAGCTGCGCGATACCCAACTCCTGATCTTTGGGAATCCCAATGCTGGAACTCCCCTCATGCAGTGCAGTCAAACAGTGGCGATCGACTTGCCCCAAAAAGCGCTCATCTGGCAAGACGATTCTGAGCAGGTTTGGTTAGCGTATAACGATCCGGCATACCTTATGAGCCGTCATCGATTGACAGAGTGTGAACCTGTCGTTGAGCGTGTCAGCCAGATATTGAATGAGCTGGCAGTTGCTGCAACCCAAGATTAA